From the genome of Leptospira yasudae, one region includes:
- a CDS encoding polyprenyl synthetase family protein, with protein sequence MKASVFKDSLVRKFDKKLEAIIREDLKILAEIKSYTIKSGGKRIRPILHYCLCQLLGYPGKHWLDVGAIAELIHAASLLHDDVVDEAETRRGLQSVGSKFGNKTAILAGDYLLACGIDHLNGLGYPELMDIFTQVIKDLSVSELIQMEWEKNPKITLEIYNRVVYGKTASLFGAVSASAGVLSEKNEKEKKKLRQFGIDLGSFFQKKDDAIDYFTPASKSGKVPLKDFYNGLYTYPILLLLEKADKNDKKLIHSLFAKEERSQGDGVVILSLLSRYQIREQMDAEFQAIADNLMKFLNSFEESSIRNLLKEQILKLLEE encoded by the coding sequence GTGAAAGCGTCCGTATTCAAAGATTCTCTGGTTCGAAAATTCGACAAAAAACTCGAAGCGATCATTCGGGAAGATCTCAAAATTTTGGCCGAGATCAAATCCTATACGATCAAATCCGGGGGAAAACGGATTCGCCCGATTCTTCATTACTGCCTTTGTCAACTTTTAGGTTATCCCGGCAAACATTGGCTGGACGTCGGCGCCATCGCCGAGTTGATCCATGCCGCGAGTCTTTTGCACGACGACGTCGTGGACGAGGCTGAAACGAGAAGGGGACTTCAGAGCGTCGGGTCCAAGTTCGGAAACAAGACCGCGATCCTCGCCGGAGATTATCTTCTCGCGTGCGGAATCGATCATCTGAACGGTCTCGGTTATCCCGAGCTGATGGACATCTTCACGCAGGTCATCAAGGATCTTTCCGTTTCCGAACTCATCCAGATGGAATGGGAAAAAAATCCCAAAATCACTTTAGAAATTTATAATAGAGTCGTTTACGGTAAAACCGCTTCCTTGTTCGGCGCGGTCAGCGCTTCCGCGGGCGTTCTTTCCGAAAAGAACGAAAAGGAAAAGAAGAAGCTTCGGCAATTCGGAATCGATCTCGGTTCCTTCTTTCAGAAAAAAGACGACGCGATCGATTATTTCACTCCCGCGAGTAAAAGCGGCAAGGTTCCTCTCAAGGATTTTTACAACGGTTTGTATACGTATCCGATTCTTCTTTTATTGGAAAAGGCGGATAAGAACGACAAAAAGCTGATTCATTCCCTCTTTGCAAAAGAGGAACGTTCGCAAGGGGACGGAGTCGTGATTTTGAGTCTTCTTTCCCGCTATCAAATCCGAGAGCAGATGGACGCCGAGTTTCAAGCCATCGCAGACAACTTAATGAAATTCTTAAATAGTTTCGAGGAATCCTCCATCCGCAATCTTTTGAAGGAACAGATTCTAAAACTCCTTGAGGAATAG
- a CDS encoding LBF_2804 family protein: MKIGSPSEEYKPGILERWGIGILNDLAKRDKRSLGSWDSQEFGSGSKRIIRWTVFWSLQTGFWTTFVIILVEKFFPENPELWSSVFLEKWTWTGLALLLGTVLEFYLLYRIGLASVYQMTRLAGLDLQEDPDLITGVTNLLSRLALEIPDPDLKLLGIDPYRLTNKQSLFLTTLLYKAKVFLSNLVAKIIIRKILARNSFRVYADFVAAPITALWDAIVLYIILKELRTRLLTRIISKELVEEILSRKDKLSKEAMIGCMTAIGNSVVFTQRFHPNLEYILIKLHKAFQIEDYHFRLDEWESFEKILNGLDQTEKDFCLKILSITCCFDGKISSFERKHLPLVFGKDAEERLIWVQKLADAINDGDLESARTLARLD; this comes from the coding sequence ATGAAAATCGGCTCTCCTTCAGAAGAATATAAACCCGGAATTCTCGAGCGATGGGGAATCGGGATTTTGAACGATCTCGCGAAAAGAGACAAAAGATCCTTGGGAAGTTGGGATTCCCAGGAATTCGGATCGGGCTCCAAGAGGATCATCCGATGGACGGTGTTCTGGTCGCTTCAGACCGGATTTTGGACGACGTTCGTGATCATTCTCGTCGAGAAATTCTTCCCCGAAAATCCCGAACTTTGGTCCTCCGTCTTTCTGGAAAAATGGACTTGGACGGGGCTCGCGCTTTTGCTCGGAACCGTTTTGGAATTTTATCTTCTCTATCGGATCGGACTTGCCTCCGTATATCAGATGACGCGGCTCGCGGGTTTGGATCTTCAAGAAGATCCGGATTTGATCACGGGAGTCACCAACCTTCTTTCGAGGCTCGCTTTGGAAATTCCCGATCCCGATCTGAAACTTTTGGGAATCGATCCGTATCGGCTCACCAACAAACAAAGTCTTTTTCTCACCACCCTTCTTTACAAAGCCAAAGTGTTTCTTTCCAATCTCGTCGCTAAGATCATCATTCGGAAAATTCTCGCGCGAAATTCCTTTCGAGTTTACGCGGATTTCGTCGCCGCTCCGATTACGGCGCTTTGGGACGCGATCGTACTTTATATTATTCTAAAGGAGTTGAGAACGCGCCTTTTGACTCGGATTATTTCCAAGGAGCTCGTCGAGGAGATTCTTTCAAGAAAGGACAAACTCAGCAAGGAAGCGATGATCGGTTGTATGACCGCGATCGGAAACTCGGTCGTGTTCACGCAGAGGTTTCATCCGAATCTCGAATACATTCTGATCAAACTTCACAAGGCGTTTCAGATAGAGGATTATCATTTTCGTTTGGATGAATGGGAATCCTTCGAAAAAATCCTGAACGGTTTGGATCAAACGGAGAAGGATTTCTGTTTAAAAATTCTGAGTATTACCTGCTGCTTTGACGGTAAGATTTCCTCCTTTGAGAGAAAACATCTTCCTCTCGTTTTCGGCAAGGACGCCGAGGAACGTTTGATTTGGGTGCAAAAATTGGCGGACGCGATCAACGACGGTGATTTGGAAAGTGCGAGAACTCTCGCAAGGCTCGATTGA
- a CDS encoding apolipoprotein N-acyltransferase: MLSFIPKDSIQYRLLLCLGVGFGTLLGLSPFSFLTAGILASISCLFLFLSLDKEPFWKASLWLLILSQILNYTTFPWIPGAVSRIAGTGPVVSILFFLFYGIISHLKFFPFYILFRFSKLGSIGNPWVLLVFPAAGALADILTYQIFPWYWGNLVSGSIVFEQFASIAGVYGLSFLLLFLSSVFLILVSTIRKRDTKEFRISVVGAIGIVFIYAYGLYRIGYAVPLLNEVQPKELSVVIIQPDTSPGTKDLKADSAFLSATMSKVLSLSLQGSMSSERPPSLIVIPESSIPFHGTIDSEENRKDHIYSSTMEGLILYLSKQTGADVLYNELNMDHGKLRNQISLFKNLDGSVERYNKRRLLAFGEYLPLEEQLPFLRSVFRETSRYVPGETPRLLIGNPIRKTKPIAAPEPEDISRMDDPNRFRSSFASEAIQLEKIQNSEYSYSILPLLCYEAMFTELVLDYFNAGEKPEILVNITNDSWFDSELEAHQHSGTVRLRAIETGLPLIRSTVSGITEVWDSRGIALIHPIGFHETAIRTFSIRLDSSVSTVYTKIGNAGIWILCILATGFRLTSIFGNRRKV; this comes from the coding sequence CTGCTGAGTTTTATCCCGAAAGATTCCATCCAATACCGGCTCCTGCTTTGTCTCGGAGTCGGATTCGGAACCCTTTTGGGACTTTCCCCTTTTTCATTCTTAACCGCGGGAATTCTTGCATCGATCTCCTGTCTGTTTTTATTTCTTTCCCTCGACAAGGAACCGTTTTGGAAGGCGTCGCTTTGGCTTTTGATCCTTTCCCAAATCTTAAATTACACCACCTTTCCTTGGATTCCGGGCGCGGTTTCGAGAATCGCGGGAACGGGTCCGGTCGTTTCGATTCTGTTTTTTTTGTTCTACGGAATCATTTCGCATCTCAAGTTTTTTCCGTTTTATATTCTATTCCGATTTTCTAAATTAGGATCGATCGGGAATCCCTGGGTCTTGCTCGTATTTCCGGCGGCGGGAGCGCTCGCGGACATACTCACCTATCAGATCTTTCCTTGGTATTGGGGAAATTTGGTTTCCGGTTCGATCGTCTTCGAACAATTCGCTTCGATCGCGGGCGTCTACGGTTTGAGTTTCCTTTTGCTCTTTCTATCTTCCGTTTTTTTAATATTGGTATCGACGATCCGAAAAAGAGATACGAAAGAATTCAGAATTTCCGTCGTCGGCGCCATCGGGATCGTTTTCATCTACGCATACGGTCTTTACAGAATCGGCTACGCGGTTCCGTTGTTAAACGAAGTGCAACCGAAGGAACTTTCCGTAGTGATCATACAACCGGACACTTCTCCCGGCACCAAGGATCTCAAGGCGGATTCCGCTTTTTTAAGCGCGACGATGAGTAAGGTTCTTTCCTTGTCTTTGCAGGGAAGCATGTCCTCGGAACGTCCTCCTTCCTTGATCGTGATCCCGGAATCCTCGATCCCTTTTCACGGTACGATCGATTCGGAAGAGAACCGAAAAGATCATATCTATTCTTCCACGATGGAAGGATTGATTCTGTATCTTTCCAAACAGACCGGAGCCGACGTTCTTTATAACGAACTCAACATGGATCACGGAAAACTAAGAAACCAGATTTCCCTTTTTAAAAATCTGGACGGGAGCGTCGAACGGTATAATAAAAGAAGACTTCTCGCGTTCGGAGAATATCTTCCGTTGGAAGAACAACTTCCGTTTTTACGTTCCGTCTTTCGGGAAACTTCCCGTTATGTTCCCGGCGAAACTCCGAGATTGTTAATCGGAAATCCGATTCGAAAAACAAAACCGATCGCAGCTCCGGAACCGGAGGATATTTCCCGTATGGACGATCCGAATCGATTCCGATCTTCGTTCGCATCCGAAGCGATACAATTGGAAAAGATTCAAAATTCCGAATATTCGTATTCCATTCTTCCTTTGCTTTGTTACGAAGCGATGTTCACCGAACTCGTTTTGGATTACTTCAACGCCGGAGAAAAACCGGAAATTCTCGTCAACATCACGAACGACTCGTGGTTCGATTCCGAATTGGAAGCGCACCAACATTCGGGAACCGTCCGTTTACGGGCGATCGAAACCGGCCTTCCGCTCATCCGCTCGACGGTTTCGGGAATTACGGAAGTCTGGGATTCTCGGGGGATTGCGCTCATTCATCCGATCGGATTTCACGAAACGGCGATCCGAACGTTTTCGATCCGCCTCGATTCCTCCGTCTCTACCGTTTATACGAAGATCGGAAACGCGGGAATTTGGATTCTCTGCATTCTCGCGACTGGATTTCGTCTAACGTCCATATTCGGAAATCGAAGGAAAGTCTGA
- a CDS encoding response regulator produces MNDTVKNNAILCVDDEPIILIALKQELKKQFGNEFQYETAINANEALEVVDELVGNGINVILILSDWRMPGIKGDEFLILVHQKYPDIQSILITGHVDEAAVERVKKEAGTYAVLPKPWDPKQLADAVKVCCNRN; encoded by the coding sequence TTGAATGATACTGTAAAAAATAACGCGATCCTTTGTGTGGACGACGAGCCGATTATTTTGATCGCGTTAAAGCAGGAATTAAAGAAACAATTCGGGAACGAGTTTCAATACGAGACCGCGATCAACGCGAACGAAGCGTTGGAGGTCGTGGACGAACTCGTAGGAAACGGAATCAACGTGATTCTCATTCTTTCCGATTGGCGTATGCCCGGGATCAAGGGCGACGAATTCTTAATTTTGGTTCATCAAAAATATCCCGATATTCAATCCATATTGATTACGGGTCACGTGGACGAAGCCGCGGTGGAACGGGTCAAAAAAGAAGCGGGTACATACGCGGTTCTTCCGAAACCTTGGGACCCGAAACAGCTCGCGGACGCGGTAAAGGTTTGTTGTAATCGGAATTAA
- a CDS encoding MBL fold metallo-hydrolase, whose protein sequence is MKVHRYNSVPEVKDIGDGIFKTEIPQPFYAPNNIYILPDGEPTIIDSGYIENLGMLQRALKTIGLSLSKIKHIIYTHNHLDHMSAALTLRYYTDAKLYAMTGMAAEIGNYVEFVQVFQRAMRRLVYKGHHDNATRATELKRVDTGIFEFNDALNNSERVDPYLDFDVELVEGDVIQAGGREIGILHTPGHNRWHLTPYILGEKIYFTGDLVLQNISSIYAEIDGNLYDYHQSLDRLSKLPIRRLLPAHGAEPDDPQRAIKLLSKTLNLLERGVVRRLKENDQDLSTLVLEAMGEKVANSGYYNTALAILHSLIRKLIDQGQVQVLEIDPPYEKYRWIGGD, encoded by the coding sequence ATGAAAGTCCACCGATATAACTCTGTTCCGGAAGTAAAGGATATCGGAGACGGAATCTTTAAAACCGAAATTCCCCAGCCTTTTTACGCGCCTAACAACATTTATATTCTTCCCGACGGCGAACCGACCATCATCGATTCAGGCTATATCGAAAATCTCGGGATGCTTCAGCGCGCTCTAAAGACGATCGGACTTTCTCTCAGCAAAATCAAACATATCATCTATACGCACAATCATCTCGATCACATGAGCGCAGCGCTCACGCTTCGTTATTATACGGACGCGAAATTATACGCGATGACCGGGATGGCAGCGGAGATCGGCAACTACGTCGAATTCGTTCAGGTTTTTCAACGAGCGATGAGAAGACTCGTATACAAAGGACATCACGACAACGCGACCAGAGCGACCGAACTCAAACGAGTGGACACGGGTATATTCGAATTTAATGATGCACTGAACAACTCCGAACGGGTCGATCCGTATCTCGACTTCGACGTGGAACTCGTGGAAGGGGACGTCATCCAAGCGGGTGGAAGGGAAATCGGAATTCTCCATACGCCCGGACACAACCGCTGGCACTTAACTCCCTATATACTCGGTGAAAAGATCTACTTTACGGGCGATCTCGTATTGCAGAACATTTCTTCGATTTATGCAGAGATCGACGGGAATTTATACGACTATCATCAATCCTTGGATCGTCTTTCCAAACTTCCGATTCGGAGACTTCTTCCAGCACACGGGGCCGAGCCGGACGATCCGCAAAGGGCGATCAAACTACTTTCAAAAACTTTAAACCTTTTGGAAAGAGGGGTCGTGCGTCGTCTTAAAGAGAACGATCAGGATCTTTCCACATTGGTTCTCGAAGCGATGGGAGAGAAGGTCGCGAACAGCGGGTATTACAACACTGCACTTGCGATTCTTCATTCTTTGATCCGAAAGCTGATCGATCAAGGTCAAGTCCAAGTATTGGAAATCGATCCTCCATATGAAAAATACAGGTGGATCGGCGGCGATTGA
- a CDS encoding LIC10920 family plasminogen-binding lipoprotein — translation MKRSYSLFFTSVLASMVLFSCANSKDSNNVDLKVLLADGNVIFINGEVDPDKISSCGVAVPGTTSTGTTGTTGTTGTTGTSGTSNTRYTVTSQLIMKTTGESLVLRFQFDSAQYQGSVDPQQGFSYSGGAFAKTVTGNVGKVEWGSSGIPVYASSSGAAQQQTLQYMEIDISLTGKLLSSSTSTGILNQCYTSDNVNCTSVTTTQQCFTQDNQTCVSTASASGSSVTITGSIHCNAKNVIPSGGATTTQ, via the coding sequence ATGAAACGTTCTTATTCCTTATTCTTTACATCCGTCCTTGCTTCGATGGTTCTCTTCAGCTGCGCCAATTCGAAAGATTCAAATAATGTCGACCTCAAGGTTTTGCTCGCAGACGGAAACGTAATTTTCATCAACGGAGAAGTAGATCCCGATAAAATCTCCTCTTGCGGAGTCGCCGTCCCCGGAACCACTTCCACGGGAACCACCGGTACTACGGGAACGACAGGGACCACGGGAACCAGCGGTACAAGTAACACCCGTTATACGGTCACAAGTCAGTTGATTATGAAAACTACCGGAGAATCCCTTGTTCTCCGGTTTCAATTCGATTCGGCTCAGTATCAAGGATCCGTCGATCCGCAACAGGGTTTCAGTTATTCCGGCGGGGCTTTCGCGAAAACGGTTACGGGTAACGTAGGTAAGGTGGAATGGGGATCTTCCGGAATTCCAGTTTATGCGAGCAGCAGCGGCGCGGCTCAACAACAAACGCTTCAATACATGGAGATCGATATTTCCCTGACCGGAAAACTTCTCAGCAGTTCCACCAGCACTGGAATTCTCAATCAGTGTTACACTTCGGACAACGTGAATTGTACTTCCGTAACGACCACGCAACAGTGTTTTACCCAGGATAACCAAACCTGTGTTTCCACGGCTTCCGCTTCCGGATCGTCCGTAACGATTACGGGAAGCATTCATTGTAACGCGAAGAACGTGATTCCGAGCGGCGGCGCGACTACTACTCAGTAA
- a CDS encoding ribonuclease H-like domain-containing protein: MLEHTFCHLPGIDSVEEKNLWQKGIYDWKDLKAYLKNESIPIANLILDALEFSKKELERENFFYFFHVLSAKHHWRLFPKIRKKLLYLDIETTGLGSDDRTTVIGTYDGEEYRSYVRGFNLDFFLDNLRQDQIFVSYNGIGFDVPFLEKEFNVRFRNNHIDIMFFLRSLGIKGGLKGCEKALGIHRPEEAAITGIEAVRLWKQYVDYDDTDALKILEGYNREDTVNLEILFIKGYNLKIKETPFYGEIIQEPNRRG, translated from the coding sequence ATGCTGGAGCATACGTTCTGCCATCTTCCGGGTATCGATTCCGTCGAGGAAAAAAATCTCTGGCAAAAAGGAATCTACGATTGGAAGGATCTCAAAGCCTATCTCAAGAACGAATCCATTCCGATCGCCAATCTGATTTTGGACGCATTAGAATTTTCTAAAAAAGAATTGGAACGGGAGAACTTCTTTTATTTCTTCCACGTTCTTTCCGCAAAACATCACTGGAGACTTTTTCCGAAGATCCGCAAAAAACTTTTGTATCTCGATATCGAAACGACGGGACTCGGAAGCGACGACCGTACGACCGTTATCGGAACCTATGACGGAGAAGAATACCGTTCGTATGTGCGTGGCTTCAACTTGGACTTCTTCTTGGACAATCTGAGACAGGATCAAATTTTCGTTTCCTACAACGGAATCGGCTTCGACGTCCCCTTTTTGGAAAAAGAATTCAACGTGCGTTTTCGAAACAATCATATCGATATTATGTTTTTCTTAAGATCCCTCGGAATCAAAGGAGGACTCAAGGGCTGCGAAAAAGCATTGGGGATCCACAGACCGGAAGAAGCGGCGATCACCGGAATCGAAGCAGTGCGACTGTGGAAACAATACGTCGATTACGACGACACGGACGCTCTGAAAATTCTGGAAGGATACAACCGGGAAGACACCGTAAATCTTGAAATTCTTTTCATAAAAGGATACAATCTGAAAATTAAGGAAACCCCGTTTTACGGAGAAATCATACAAGAGCCAAACAGACGCGGATAA
- a CDS encoding PAS domain-containing protein, with protein MLVVIQWLESIFESIPLPILEIWGRTGFLLGFVFMISAFSGVSVRFGEGWTLKRERQSWNTQALLSIPFTFVLIFITGYLGSFIVLVPGAQTFESLKDLSVFLCVLLFGYPALIAVPFAYGLSDLIEGVPPHFLFDWLVGYFINPACFWIAYRLIGRNPDFTRWKTWLRYLLFVAVFMVVEPQLWGYICSKQFSPSISYRNITPALFFTTSITWVIAPFAMMIALPLARKYGMFWAEIPGHVRESDFNFKTFRWERKESRFTDETTAIEGLPIRMLLVAPFILLVLVMVGATAYLNLKSSEMAADKLAGRLHQEISENINLQLDQFLEKKNQENEVVRLSGINDLLKTTNVAAHGRAIIVDRFGQVIGSSKSYRKQAITPSLDDDPVIRNAIQKLRNQLGNLNELHKPVQFQFDVVTAKPLALETWMTQATPYEDNSGNLNWILITAIPSAYYLEGVRIGSSQSAMVFAVALTSSLLIAAFLAGFVTAPIRRISNASRAMARGDFAQRVPASRLEELGSLSVTFNHMAEQLQESFRRTKASEEQFRDLVDTTPGIVWEADAATFTFTFVSQQVVDMLGYQTEEWKQPGFWAEHLHPDDREWAVEFCISCTGRMEAHDFEYRFMKKDGSVVWLRDIVKVIVKNDQPKWLRGVMVDVTEKKQIEEKLVERNQFIESILDITPDILYIYDIEEKKNVYSNNGIEVVLGYTVAEIQSMGDKLLPTLMPAEDFQRYVTEILPRYQKASDKDIIEHEYRMLHSDGKLRWLVSRELIYQRNRNGGPKQIFGIIYDITKSKEAEETILDLNANLERKIDLRTKELRKSNADLRDAVENLKRIMKELKGAQDQLLLSEKLAAIGQLAAGMTHELNTPLGAITSSNRAILEILRKDLKEVPQILAALNKTESESFNFLLEESLKDAIQSEVIPDRSLKKQFNQMFKNAGFKDYEDVTSTVLDIGVYRLGERLVELLQSEKRTSILAAVGSLSTIVRLSNVISVASGKASHVVEALKNYLNPGGSDKEEDIFPVDIKSEIETILTLYHTKIKYGVEIVKDYRSNGLCLGNGNKLNQVWINLLNNGLQSMNYQGKIEICLEEQDSWVITSFTDSGAGIPDEVKDKIFEPFFTTKKQGEGIGLGLDICKKIIEKMGGKIEFESVPGRTKFSVWLKTAR; from the coding sequence ATGCTCGTTGTCATTCAGTGGCTTGAATCCATTTTCGAATCGATTCCGCTTCCGATTCTTGAAATCTGGGGGCGCACCGGATTCTTATTAGGATTCGTTTTTATGATTTCCGCCTTCTCCGGAGTGAGCGTAAGGTTCGGAGAAGGCTGGACCTTAAAACGAGAAAGACAATCCTGGAACACGCAGGCTCTGTTGAGCATTCCTTTCACCTTCGTTTTAATTTTCATTACCGGCTATTTAGGCTCCTTTATCGTTTTGGTTCCCGGGGCGCAGACGTTCGAATCCCTCAAAGATCTTTCCGTTTTTCTTTGCGTGTTGTTGTTCGGTTATCCGGCGCTGATCGCGGTTCCGTTCGCCTACGGTCTTTCCGATCTGATCGAAGGAGTTCCTCCTCATTTTCTTTTCGATTGGCTGGTGGGATACTTTATCAATCCTGCATGTTTTTGGATCGCGTATCGATTGATCGGCAGGAATCCCGATTTTACGAGATGGAAAACCTGGCTTCGTTATCTTCTTTTCGTCGCCGTCTTTATGGTCGTCGAACCGCAGTTATGGGGTTATATCTGTTCCAAACAATTCTCCCCATCGATCTCCTATCGGAACATCACGCCGGCGTTGTTCTTCACCACTTCGATCACTTGGGTCATCGCTCCGTTCGCGATGATGATCGCTCTTCCTTTGGCCCGCAAATACGGAATGTTTTGGGCGGAGATTCCCGGTCATGTCCGCGAATCCGATTTCAACTTTAAAACGTTCCGCTGGGAAAGAAAGGAAAGCCGATTTACGGACGAGACGACCGCAATCGAAGGTTTGCCGATTCGTATGCTTCTCGTCGCTCCGTTTATTCTTTTGGTATTGGTGATGGTCGGTGCGACCGCGTATTTGAATCTCAAAAGTTCCGAGATGGCCGCGGATAAACTTGCGGGAAGGCTGCATCAGGAAATTTCGGAAAACATCAATCTTCAGTTGGATCAGTTTCTCGAAAAAAAAAATCAGGAGAATGAGGTCGTTCGTCTGAGCGGAATCAACGACCTTTTGAAAACGACGAACGTAGCCGCCCATGGAAGAGCGATCATCGTGGATCGTTTCGGACAAGTGATCGGTTCCTCTAAGTCGTATCGAAAGCAGGCGATCACTCCGAGTTTGGACGATGATCCCGTGATTCGAAACGCGATTCAGAAACTGCGGAATCAATTAGGAAATTTGAATGAACTTCACAAGCCGGTTCAGTTTCAGTTCGACGTCGTGACGGCGAAACCCTTGGCGTTGGAAACGTGGATGACGCAGGCGACTCCGTACGAGGACAACAGCGGAAATCTGAATTGGATTCTGATCACCGCGATTCCTTCGGCTTATTATCTGGAAGGGGTTCGGATCGGGAGCAGTCAATCGGCGATGGTGTTCGCGGTGGCGTTGACTTCTTCGCTTTTGATCGCGGCGTTTTTAGCCGGATTCGTCACCGCTCCCATACGGAGAATTTCCAACGCCAGCCGTGCGATGGCAAGGGGAGATTTTGCACAACGAGTCCCCGCGAGCCGCTTGGAGGAATTAGGATCTCTTTCGGTAACCTTCAATCACATGGCCGAACAATTGCAGGAATCATTTCGAAGAACCAAGGCGAGCGAGGAACAGTTCCGCGATCTTGTGGACACGACGCCCGGAATCGTGTGGGAAGCGGACGCCGCCACGTTTACGTTCACGTTCGTGAGTCAGCAAGTCGTGGATATGCTCGGATATCAAACCGAGGAATGGAAACAGCCCGGATTTTGGGCGGAACATCTTCATCCGGACGATCGGGAATGGGCCGTTGAATTCTGCATCAGTTGTACGGGAAGAATGGAAGCCCACGATTTCGAATACAGATTTATGAAGAAGGACGGAAGCGTCGTTTGGCTTCGGGACATCGTGAAGGTGATCGTAAAGAACGATCAACCTAAGTGGCTTCGGGGCGTGATGGTGGACGTCACCGAAAAAAAACAGATCGAAGAAAAACTCGTCGAGCGGAATCAGTTCATCGAATCGATCCTAGACATCACTCCGGATATATTATATATTTATGATATAGAAGAAAAGAAGAACGTATACAGCAATAACGGGATCGAAGTCGTCCTCGGATATACGGTCGCGGAAATACAGTCGATGGGCGACAAACTTCTTCCCACCTTGATGCCTGCGGAGGATTTTCAGAGATACGTAACGGAGATCCTTCCCCGCTACCAAAAGGCGAGCGACAAAGATATTATAGAACATGAATATAGAATGCTTCACAGCGACGGAAAACTTCGCTGGCTCGTGTCGCGCGAACTGATCTATCAAAGAAACCGGAACGGAGGTCCGAAACAGATCTTCGGCATCATCTATGATATTACGAAGAGCAAGGAAGCGGAAGAGACGATTCTCGATCTGAACGCGAATCTGGAACGTAAGATCGATCTTAGAACGAAAGAACTCCGCAAATCCAACGCGGATCTTCGGGACGCCGTTGAAAATCTGAAACGGATCATGAAGGAATTGAAAGGCGCTCAGGATCAGCTTTTGCTTTCCGAAAAACTCGCGGCGATCGGTCAGCTTGCGGCGGGAATGACGCACGAACTCAACACACCGCTCGGAGCGATCACTTCTTCCAACCGCGCTATTTTGGAAATTCTGCGAAAGGATTTAAAGGAGGTTCCGCAGATTCTCGCGGCATTGAACAAAACGGAATCGGAGAGTTTCAATTTCCTCTTGGAGGAAAGTCTCAAAGACGCGATTCAATCCGAAGTTATCCCCGATCGAAGTTTGAAGAAACAATTCAATCAGATGTTTAAGAACGCGGGATTCAAGGATTACGAAGACGTAACCTCTACCGTTCTCGACATCGGTGTGTATCGATTGGGCGAAAGATTGGTCGAACTTCTGCAATCCGAAAAAAGGACGAGCATCTTAGCCGCCGTCGGTTCTCTGTCGACGATCGTTCGATTGAGTAACGTTATATCCGTGGCGAGCGGAAAAGCGTCGCACGTGGTCGAAGCTCTGAAAAATTATTTGAATCCGGGCGGAAGCGATAAGGAAGAGGATATCTTTCCCGTAGATATAAAGTCGGAAATCGAAACGATTCTTACCCTATATCATACAAAGATCAAGTACGGTGTGGAGATCGTGAAGGATTATCGTTCGAACGGACTTTGTCTCGGAAACGGCAACAAGTTGAATCAGGTTTGGATCAATCTCTTAAATAATGGTTTGCAATCCATGAATTACCAAGGGAAGATTGAAATCTGCCTCGAAGAACAAGATTCATGGGTTATAACTTCCTTTACCGATTCGGGAGCCGGAATTCCGGACGAAGTTAAGGACAAGATCTTCGAACCGTTTTTCACCACGAAAAAACAGGGGGAGGGGATCGGATTAGGGTTGGATATCTGTAAAAAGATCATAGAGAAGATGGGCGGTAAAATAGAGTTTGAGAGCGTTCCTGGAAGAACGAAGTTCAGCGTATGGTTGAAGACTGCGCGATAG
- a CDS encoding SRPBCC family protein, with product MSAQLYPTPDPNLDLVLERIIDVPRELVWAAWTQPKHLVHWFTPHPWKTIDCEIDLRPGGIFRSTMQSPEGENFPNLGCILEVIEHQKFSWTDALQPGFRPSPDPAHPFGFFTAILTLEPHGNGGTKYRATAIHGNVVNRKKHEEMGFHEGWGTVLNQLVEYIKKTKF from the coding sequence ATGTCCGCTCAACTGTATCCGACCCCCGATCCGAATCTGGATCTCGTTCTTGAAAGAATCATCGACGTTCCGCGCGAACTAGTTTGGGCCGCTTGGACCCAACCGAAACATCTCGTCCATTGGTTCACTCCCCATCCTTGGAAAACGATCGACTGCGAAATCGATCTAAGACCCGGAGGAATTTTCCGTTCTACGATGCAATCTCCGGAAGGAGAGAACTTTCCTAATCTCGGTTGTATCCTCGAAGTCATCGAACATCAGAAATTTTCTTGGACCGATGCGCTTCAACCGGGCTTTCGTCCGTCGCCCGATCCGGCGCATCCTTTCGGATTTTTTACGGCGATTCTGACCTTGGAGCCGCACGGAAACGGCGGAACAAAATACAGAGCGACCGCGATTCACGGCAACGTAGTCAACCGCAAGAAGCACGAAGAGATGGGATTTCACGAAGGTTGGGGAACCGTTTTGAATCAGCTCGTAGAGTATATTAAGAAAACGAAATTTTAA